A region from the Vicia villosa cultivar HV-30 ecotype Madison, WI linkage group LG3, Vvil1.0, whole genome shotgun sequence genome encodes:
- the LOC131657513 gene encoding thioredoxin H-type-like, translating to MAEEGQVIGVHTAENWKKHTEKGNTSTKLIVVDLTATWCDPCRLMSPIFEEYAKEFLNVTFLKVDVDELQTVTQEFEIKAMPTFLFLKQGVQVDKG from the exons ATGGCAGAAGAAGGACAAGTGATCGGTGTTCACACCGCAGAGAACTGGAAGAAACATACGGAGAAGGGAAATACCTCTACGAAATTG ATTGTTGTAGATTTAACTG ctaCTTGGTGTGACCCATGCCGTTTAATGAGCCCAATTTTTGAAGAGTATGCTAAAGAGTTTCTAAATGTCACCTTCCTTAAGGTTGATGTGGATGAATTGCAG ACTGTTACTCAGGAATTTGAAATTAAAGCTATGCCAACATTCTTGTTCTTGAAACAAGGAGTGCAAGTGGACAAAGGTTGA